CTCCGGGTGATCATCGAGGAATGCCTCATAGAAAATGCGGCGGCCATCGGCGATTACTTCATGCGTTGCCTGCGAGGGATGAACAGCCCCCGGATCAAGGAGATAAGGGGGCGGGGACTGCTCATCGCCCTCGAGATCGAGAAAGATAGGGGCAATGCTCGCCAACTCTGTGTAGCTTTGAAGGAGAAGGGTATTCTATGCAAGGAGACCCATGATAACGTCATCCGCTTTGCCCCCCCGCTGATCATCAAAAAAGAGGAGATAGATTGGGCCATGGAAAGAATCGAGGCGGTGATGTGTCAGGATGCTCCCTGATCATCCCTGTAAAATAAACAGCGACAAGGAGAGATCTTTATAAAATGGCAGTATCGAGACCGATGCTCAAACCGCGCAACCCGCGTTTTTCTTCCGGCCCCTGTCCCAAATTTCCCGGCTACAGCCTGGAAAAGCTGGACAGGAGCCTTCTGGGCAGGTCGCACCGCAGTGTCCCGGGGAAAGCGCGGCTACACAAATCAATCGAAAAAACAAAGGAAATTCTGGGTATTCCCGCCGGCTATCTTCTCGGAATAGTTCCCGCCTCGGACACGGGTGCGATGGAGATGGCACTGTGGAACCTTCTGGGAGAAAGGCCGGTGGATGTGATATGCTTCGAGGCTTTTGGCATGAATTGGGCCAGGGATATAGAGAAACAGTTGCAGCTTGACGGGGTTCGTATCTACTCTGCAGATTACGGTTTTTTACCCGAGCTGGGCGATGTCGACTTCGATCACGACGTGGTTTTTACCTGGAATGGAACGACCAGCGGCGTGAAAATTCCAAACGGTGATTTCATAGCGGAAACGCGCGAAGGTTTGACCATCTGTGATGCGACCTCTGCCGTTTTTGCCATGGAGATTCCCTGGGAGAAACTTGATGTCGTGACCTTCTCATGGCAGAAAGTGCTGGGAGGCGAAGCTGCTCACGGCATGCTGGTGCTTTCCCCCCATGCGGTAAACCGTATCGAGGGATATACACCGCCATGGCCCATGCCGCGTATTTTCCAGCTCAAAGAAGGAGGAAAGCTGGCTGCGGAAATTTTCGAGGGATCCACGATCAATACCCCCTCCATGCTCTGCAACGAGGATTATCTGGCTGCCCTCGGATGGACGGAATCCATCGGCGGACTGCCGGCCCTGATAAAGCGCAGCCAGGACAATTTGCAGGTCGTGGAAGAGTTCGTGGCAGTTCATCCCTGGGTTGATTTCCTGGTTTCCGATCCGGCGATAAGGTCAAACACCAGTGTCTGCTTGAAACTGGACTTGCCCAGGGAGAAAGTCAAGCAGCTGGTGAAATTGTTGGAAAAAGAAGATGTTGCGTTTGACATCGCTTCATACCGGAAAGCCCCGCCGGGGTTGCGTTTCTGGTGCGGTGCCACCGTGGAGAAAGAGGATCTTGAGATTGTTATGCAGTGGCTGGAGTGGGCTTACGAACAGGTAAGACATGAGTAAAACTGGCAGGAAGATTCCGCCCCATTATAGAATAAAATGTAAGAGGACTTCCAAACAAGGGAGATTATGTCAATGGAAAAAAGAATGGCGATGATCAATCTTGGAGAGGACGGGGGATCCGCACGGGCGGAATACGTCCGGAGTCTGGCAGTTTCCCTGGCGCGACAGGGACGTCGAAAGGTCGACATCTTTACCGGAAACCATGGCAAAGAGAAGAAGGTGGAACAGGTAAATGAAGATGTACAAATTGTTTATTTACCTGCGCCGCCCTGGACCGAGGATACGGAGGATCTGTTGCCGGTGCTGGATTCGGTTGCCGATGGGATTCTCGGCTACATTCATGAGCGGGAAATAGACTATGAATTCTTTCATTCTCATGGCTGGGAAGCAGGATATGCAGCCATTAAAATTGTGGAACGGTCAGGCTCCTGGTTCATGCATACGCCCCATTCCCTTGCCCTGCAGGGGGGCGATGGGGGAGACTTTCCGGAACTGGATTCCGAGCGGCGACATCAGAGAAAACTTGTCGAGCTGGAAAAGAATATTTTCAAGAAAGCCCGTGGAATCATAGCCTTGAAAAACACGGAACGGGCCGATTACCGGGACTCCTACAGATATGAAGGGGAGAACGTCGCCGTGATCCCCCCGGGTGTGGATACCGGCATCTTCTTTCCGGCATTGAAAGGGGAAGAGAAAGATGATGTCGGTTTGCCAGAGCGTTATGTTCTGACCATGGCTCGCAACAACCTTCATCATGGTCTGGACAGGCTCATTCATGTTTTTGCCGCGTTGGCCGGAAAACACCCCCATCTCTTTCTGATCATCGGTACATACGGAAAGACCACCGACCGCCGGGATGCACTCCAGAAAGATAAACTGGCGAAAATCGCCCAGGATTACGGTCTGGAAGAACGTATCATGTTCCCCCGGATTACCGACCGGGAACTGCTTGTTTCCTATTACCGCCGCGCCGGAGCATATATCGATCTTACCCTTTCGGGGCGCCACGACCCGGCGTTGATGGAAGCCATGGCCTGCGGAGCCCCGGTGGTAGTTTCGGCGGCATCCCCCGCAAGAGTCTTTCTGAGCAACAACCGGGATGCCCTGATTGTCAATCCCAGGAGCAATGATGATATACGGCTGGCCGTTGAAAGAATATTGGGCACGGAGCCCCTTCGCCGTAGCCTGGCTCTCAATGCTGTGAAGACGGTCGGTGAAAAGTTTTCGTGGGCGGCGGTGGCGAAGGAGCATCTGAACCTTGCAATGGACGGCCTGGTCTGGATCAAGGATGGGAAGATAGGGGTATTGAGCCCCTACGGCCTGGGGGATCCGGCTAGCCTGGAGCCTTGCGAGGGAGTGGAAGTGATCATCAACGGCGAACTGGTCGAGCGCGGGAAAAATGTGTATGCAGAGGACGGGATCGTTCTCAAACCTGTTGATGAAACAGTGCCGGCCCGGATAGATCTTTCCATCGCCAGGGATGAATTGAGCGCCGAGGTGGAGGCTGCTCCCCAGATGCGGATCACCTACACACTGCTGGACCAGAAACCATCCAACCATCTGAAGCTTCAGGCGGAGCGGACGGAGAAGGTTCACCGCAGGGTTCTGAGAGAAGAGATCCTGGCTGTCCTGAAAGAAAATGGGGTTGTTTACGGCATTGATGGCGAGGCCCTGGAGGAACTCTCCGCTTCGGACATCCCCTTGAACAAGGTTGTTGCCCGGGGAGACCCGGTGCAGAACGGGGTAGATGGGTATGTGGAATATCTGGTCTCCACCGAGAAAGAAAAGGTGGTCTACGACGAGGAAGTGGCCAGGGTAAATTATCGTGAACGCTACATTATCCCCCAGGTGAACGAAGGCGATTTCCTGGGGGTCATTCATCCCCCGGTGGAAGGGGAGGCCGGCCGTAGTGTCAGGGGCCATGAACTGCCTCCTCCGCCGGTGAAGGAAGCCAGCGTTATCTGCCGGGACGGTGTTGCCTTGAATGAGGATCGGACCATGGTGATCGCGGAGGCAAAAGGGCGGCCCGTGATCAGGAAAGGACGCGAGGCGGCCTTCAAGATCGATCCATATTATGTCCATTACGGCAATGTGAGCATGAATACGGGAAATGTCAGTTTCAAGGGGCATCTCAGGGTCGAAGGTTTTGTTGACGAGGGCATGGGTGTCAGTGCCGATGGGGATCTCCATATCACCGAGAACACCACCGGGGCATACATTTCCGCGGGCGGCAACGTGAACATTGGCGGCAACTGCATCAATAGCGATGTCATGGCCGGGGGGTTGTCGCTGCTCTGCCGGGAATTGCGAGAGAATCTGAATTTCCTGAAGACATCCATGGGGGCTGCCGTGGAAAACTACAAACAGATCGTGGAAGTCATGACCGAAAAACGCAAGCTCTACACCGGCGATTTTCCCCGGATATTGAACCGTATTTTGCAGGTAAAATTTCCCGAGGTATTCGATCTGGCAGAAAGAATCGAGAAGCTGCTTCTGGAGAGAACCCGGTTTCCCATCCCCGACACGGCGGCCAGAATACTGAATGAACTGATCTTATTTTTCCTGAAAGAGGGGTTGTTGGAGGCCAGGGATGAGCAGTCCCTGAAAAGGGTTCATCGCCTGATCAGTGAAGCCATCAACATCCTTGCTCCGCT
This sequence is a window from Bacillota bacterium. Protein-coding genes within it:
- a CDS encoding phosphoserine transaminase, which gives rise to MAVSRPMLKPRNPRFSSGPCPKFPGYSLEKLDRSLLGRSHRSVPGKARLHKSIEKTKEILGIPAGYLLGIVPASDTGAMEMALWNLLGERPVDVICFEAFGMNWARDIEKQLQLDGVRIYSADYGFLPELGDVDFDHDVVFTWNGTTSGVKIPNGDFIAETREGLTICDATSAVFAMEIPWEKLDVVTFSWQKVLGGEAAHGMLVLSPHAVNRIEGYTPPWPMPRIFQLKEGGKLAAEIFEGSTINTPSMLCNEDYLAALGWTESIGGLPALIKRSQDNLQVVEEFVAVHPWVDFLVSDPAIRSNTSVCLKLDLPREKVKQLVKLLEKEDVAFDIASYRKAPPGLRFWCGATVEKEDLEIVMQWLEWAYEQVRHE
- a CDS encoding DUF342 domain-containing protein encodes the protein MEKRMAMINLGEDGGSARAEYVRSLAVSLARQGRRKVDIFTGNHGKEKKVEQVNEDVQIVYLPAPPWTEDTEDLLPVLDSVADGILGYIHEREIDYEFFHSHGWEAGYAAIKIVERSGSWFMHTPHSLALQGGDGGDFPELDSERRHQRKLVELEKNIFKKARGIIALKNTERADYRDSYRYEGENVAVIPPGVDTGIFFPALKGEEKDDVGLPERYVLTMARNNLHHGLDRLIHVFAALAGKHPHLFLIIGTYGKTTDRRDALQKDKLAKIAQDYGLEERIMFPRITDRELLVSYYRRAGAYIDLTLSGRHDPALMEAMACGAPVVVSAASPARVFLSNNRDALIVNPRSNDDIRLAVERILGTEPLRRSLALNAVKTVGEKFSWAAVAKEHLNLAMDGLVWIKDGKIGVLSPYGLGDPASLEPCEGVEVIINGELVERGKNVYAEDGIVLKPVDETVPARIDLSIARDELSAEVEAAPQMRITYTLLDQKPSNHLKLQAERTEKVHRRVLREEILAVLKENGVVYGIDGEALEELSASDIPLNKVVARGDPVQNGVDGYVEYLVSTEKEKVVYDEEVARVNYRERYIIPQVNEGDFLGVIHPPVEGEAGRSVRGHELPPPPVKEASVICRDGVALNEDRTMVIAEAKGRPVIRKGREAAFKIDPYYVHYGNVSMNTGNVSFKGHLRVEGFVDEGMGVSADGDLHITENTTGAYISAGGNVNIGGNCINSDVMAGGLSLLCRELRENLNFLKTSMGAAVENYKQIVEVMTEKRKLYTGDFPRILNRILQVKFPEVFDLAERIEKLLLERTRFPIPDTAARILNELILFFLKEGLLEARDEQSLKRVHRLISEAINILAPLAAKKQDIIGRYAQNSKLECTGDIIIDGPGVYNSTFECGGKVIVQRLFRGGHIKAGGDIFVGELGSPGTSIAQGLVQVPDGNAIKLGKVYEGTRIKIGDSAFMLASTYNRVIIHYDEAENKVKVSYW